Sequence from the Natronomonas marina genome:
ACCTTCGACTCCTACAGCACGCTCGTCGACGTCACCGCCGTCGAGTCGGCACTGGCCGACGCCGTCGACGACCCCGAACCGGTCTCGAACCACTGGCGGTCGCGGTCGCTGCTCTACACCACCGTCGCCAACGAGGTGGACGCCTACGACACCTTCTACGCGCTGAACCGCGCGGCGCTGGAGCACGCCCTGGAGAGTCACGGCGTCGACCTCCCACCGGACGAGCAGGAGGCGATACTGGAGACCTACCACGAACTCGCCGTCTTCGACGACGTTCGCGGGGGGCTGCAGGAACTGGACGAGGCCGGCGTCGACGTCTACGTCCTCTCGAACGGGAATCCCGAGATGCTCGCCTCGATGGTCGACCACGCCGGCATCGGCGAGTTCCTCGAGGACATCATAAGCGCCGACGAGGTGGAGACGTTCAAGCCCAGCGCCGAACTGTACCGCCACGCGGCCGCCCGGACCGGAACGCCAATCGACCGCGTCGCCCACGTCAGCGCGCTGTTCTACGACGTGCTCGGGGCGAGCCACGCCGGCATGACCGGCGTCTGGCTGGACCGGGGGACGACCCCCTGGGACGACGTTGCCGGTGCCCCCGACGCCGTCGTTTCGGCCATCCGCGAGGTCGGCCCGACGCTCGACCTGACGTAATTCCTACAAAAACGCCGTTCAGCCAACCTATTAGCCCCTGGCGTCCATCCCCCCGAGCATGAGCGACGCAGAACACGCCTCGTTGCTCGACTGCGAGGAGTGCCTCCAGCCGGCGGAGGCCTTCTCGGTCATCGGCAACGAGACGCGACTCGCCATCCTCGAGGCGCTGTGGGAGGCCCCCGAGCGGCCCGTGACGTTCTCGGAACTGCGCGGCCGGGTCGGGATGGCC
This genomic interval carries:
- a CDS encoding haloacid dehalogenase type II, which translates into the protein MAPVETVTFDSYSTLVDVTAVESALADAVDDPEPVSNHWRSRSLLYTTVANEVDAYDTFYALNRAALEHALESHGVDLPPDEQEAILETYHELAVFDDVRGGLQELDEAGVDVYVLSNGNPEMLASMVDHAGIGEFLEDIISADEVETFKPSAELYRHAAARTGTPIDRVAHVSALFYDVLGASHAGMTGVWLDRGTTPWDDVAGAPDAVVSAIREVGPTLDLT